The Apium graveolens cultivar Ventura chromosome 6, ASM990537v1, whole genome shotgun sequence genome contains a region encoding:
- the LOC141667387 gene encoding glucan endo-1,3-beta-D-glucosidase-like, with translation MTINSQVLIILSLSLLVLLQSSLFASSQSFIGVNYGQLADNLPSPAVTAKLLESTAIGKVRLYNADPAIVKALANTGITMVIGLANGEIPGIASDPNVAGQWVGANVLQFYPASNIEVITVGNEVMTSGDQGLMSQLLPAMQNIENALNSASLGGKVKVSTVHSMAVLANSDPPSSGSFNSGFSDTMKALLQFQKATGSPFMINPYPFFAYQSDPRPETLAFCLFQPNAGRVDSASGIKYMNMFDAQVDAVKSALNSMGFKEMEIVVAETGWAYKGDPNEVGPSVDNAKAYNGNLINHLRSNVGTPLMPGKSVDTYIFALYDENLKPGPGSERAFGLYKQDLSMVYDVGLSKNSQTPTAPATPKSPTTPANPSPKTAAWCVPKPGVSDAQLQSNLDYVCGHGLDCSPIQPGGACYEPATVQAHAAYAMNIYYQNSGKSPGDCDFVQTAVLSSTNPSYTGCNYPGGN, from the exons ATGACAATAAATTCTCAAGTCTTGATCATCCTCTCCCTTTCTCTACTTGTGCTCCTCCAATCTTCACTCTTTGCAA GTTCACAATCTTTTATTGGCGTGAATTATGGTCAACTTGCCGACAATTTACCGTCACCGGCGGTGACGGCTAAGCTTCTTGAATCAACGGCAATTGGGAAAGTTAGGCTTTACAATGCCGATCCGGCGATTGTTAAGGCATTGGCGAATACCGGAATTACGATGGTGATTGGATTGGCAAATGGAGAGATTCCAGGGATTGCGTCTGACCCGAATGTGGCGGGGCAGTGGGTCGGGGCAAATGTGTTGCAGTTTTACCCGGCTAGTAACATTGAGGTAATAACTGTTGGAAATGAGGTTATGACTTCTGGTGATCAAGGACTTATGTCTCAGCTCTTGCCTGCCATGCAAAATATTGAAAATGCCCTTAATTCAG CTTCCTTGGGTGGGAAGGTCAAAGTTTCAACTGTACATTCAATGGCTGTGTTGGCAAATTCAGATCCACCATCGTCAGGGAGCTTCAATTCTGGATTTAGTGACACAATGAAAGCATTGTTGCAGTTTCAAAAAGCCACTGGTTCACCTTTTATGATTAATCCATATCCTTTTTTCGCATACCAAAGTGATCCAAGGCCAGAAACACTTGCATTTTGTTTATTTCAACCCAATGCAGGGAGGGTGGACTCTGCAAGCGGTATTAAGTACATGAACATGTTTGATGCTCAG GTTGATGCTGTAAAATCAGCCTTGAATTCGATGGGATTTAAGGAGATGGAGATTGTAGTTGCGGAGACAGGCTGGGCTTACAAGGGTGACCCCAATGAGGTTGGCCCTAGTGTGGATAATGCAAAAGCCTATAATGGGAATTTAATCAACCATCTTAGGTCAAATGTAGGAACTCCACTGATGCCTGGAAAATCAGTTGACACCTACATTTTTGCACTCTATGATGAGAATTTGAAACCCGGGCCTGGTTCAGAGCGTGCATTTGGACTTTATAAGCAGGATCTTTCTATGGTGTATGATGTTGGTCTCTCGAAGAATAGCCAG ACTCCGACAGCTCCAGCAACTCCTAAATCACCAACAACTCCGGCTAATCCATCACCAAAGACTGCAGCCTGGTGCGTCCCGAAGCCTGGCGTTTCCGATGCTCAGCTGCAATCAAATCTTGACTATGTTTGCGGTCATGGTCTTGATTGTAGCCCTATTCAACCAGGTGGCGCCTGTTATGAACCAGCAACTGTACAAGCTCATGCTGCATACGCAATGAATATTTACTATCAGAATTCTGGAAAAAGTCCAGGGGACTGTGATTTTGTGCAAACTGCAGTTCTCTCTTCTACTAATCCAA GTTATACTGGTTGTAACTACCCAGGTGGAAACTGA